The Helicobacteraceae bacterium genome contains the following window.
AAAATCGCTAAAACGGCGCCGACATAAACGGATTTAGTATATTGCCCGTTGCCCGAACGGACGAGATACGCGGCGATTGCGGCGATAACCAAGATCGCCTCCACGCCCTCTCTTAACATGATTAGCAGCGAGGCGATCAGAACGCCTATGCCGCTAATCTCTCTTGAGTCCAGCGCCTCGGCGTCTTCGTTAAGCCATACGATCAGCTCGTCGATCTTTTGCTTAACCTCCGCGTCGTTAGCGTCGTTCATCGCGTTTTTGATAATGCTAAACTGATATTCGACGACGCTTGCGCGCTTGCCCGATATGTTTGAGAGCGTGGCGCGCTCTACCCCGTGCTTTTCGTAAAAACCAAAATACGCGTCGTTGATCAGGTTTTTGGCTTTTTGCGTATCGTTGTCCAAATAGGCTTGATGCGCCGAGCGCAAGGTCGCTTCCATATCGGCTACGATCGCGCTCCACGAGCCGTATTTTTTGTTTTCGGAGTCGTCTTTCACGCCAAAAAGCATATCTATCACGGCGGCGCCTTGCGTTTTCACGTTCGCCGCGTCTTCGTTTTCGCTCATAATGTAGAGCAGATCGTCAAAATGCCTCTCCATACCCTCCGCTAATTCGGTCGGCACAAGCGCTCTCGCGTCCTCGACGCTTTTTTTGGCGCTCTCGACGTCGCCGCTAGCATACGCCTCATAAACCGCGCTAAGCTCGGTTTGTAGCTTTTCTTTTAACTCAAGATTAAGCGCGTTTTCCTGAGCGGCAAGGTTTGGCGAGAAAAGCGCCAGACCGCAAATTAAAACGACCGCCGCGTTGATTTTTCTAATCGTCCTCATCGTTTACCTCCAAAAGTAAGATTGCCAATGTGATAATCAATTTCATACTTATAAGTTTAGAACATTTTTCCTTAAAGTAAGTTTTTATCGCCTTAGAATTAGGTTTAACGCGCGATAAACGCTTGGGTCGTCTTAGTTTTTGGTCTTAAAGGCGCGCAAGGCAAAACGTCTCTCCGCGTGATTTTCCCAACATTTTA
Protein-coding sequences here:
- a CDS encoding FTR1 family iron permease, which codes for MRTIRKINAAVVLICGLALFSPNLAAQENALNLELKEKLQTELSAVYEAYASGDVESAKKSVEDARALVPTELAEGMERHFDDLLYIMSENEDAANVKTQGAAVIDMLFGVKDDSENKKYGSWSAIVADMEATLRSAHQAYLDNDTQKAKNLINDAYFGFYEKHGVERATLSNISGKRASVVEYQFSIIKNAMNDANDAEVKQKIDELIVWLNEDAEALDSREISGIGVLIASLLIMLREGVEAILVIAAIAAYLVRSGNGQYTKSVYVGAVLAILASVAMAYLIAKVISISGAAQEIVEGAAMLTAVVVLFFVSNWMISKSSEESWKGYIEGKVKAAIGKGSVFALSCAAFLAVFREGAEVILFYQGLFAEAQSYENMVWFGFAIGCAILVFVFAAIRFGSLRLPLKPFFIGTSIFMYLICVAFAGGGVKELQEADVVSVTSVDYVPTIDLLGVYPTIETLAPQIALLILAIGSFLYYMRKTRSA